The region TGGTTTTCAACTCTTCCATAGATGTTGTCATGTATGGACtgaattctttcaattattgAACATCTTGATCACACTAACAGAATTTTTACATTTACTAACAGAATAGTCTATTAGTATTTGTACTTTCAGTCTATTGACACGAATTTTATTAATAGACTCacgaacaaaaatattttattaaaaaaattatctttgatggtttttaatttgttaataaattcattaataataaaattagtgaTAAATTTACCAACAAATAAAGGGCATCAAAAAGTTAAATATACTGAATTCATGAATTGATTGAAACTACGTAGTGATGTAGAGGTTTTCGTTATTATTGGACCAATTATACAAATTTCACTTCAAAAcagaaatattttgtttctttcaatataataaaataattttaaaaattctccacaaattttttatttgttgatggtGAAGGTTCCTCTTTCATAACTTGAATAGACTGGAATCAATACACAGTGTGatgtgatgatattttttagccTTTTCACATCTAAATATGATGTAATGATATTTCTCATGATCAAACAGAGCGAACCATAAGTGATTAGTTGTAAATTAAGGAACAAATGTGTGGCTGAAAGCCTAAAACCATTCCACATCactcaattattattttctccatCGGTCAGGTATCAGAGAAAGTTTTCGTGcgtgagattaatttttttcttgattggttCTTAAAACAGGTCACTCATATCCATACCTATCTGTTCATAAGattgtattttttcttatagCCTTTCTTTAAATTCAGATTCtagataatgatgatgaaagcATGCAGTTTACCTAGCAATTAAAAACAATACCTCGAGAGAATATGTAattatttgtgatgatttttttttctttcaataaagaAAATTGTTCATAGGGTCACTGCTCACCGTTTTTAATGGCTCAAGTGGCTTGAAACGACATCCAAACAATACGAGAGGGGTAATTCATAGTGTCGATGCTCATTCAAAACGCATTAACACATGCCTGTAGTTGTAACATTCTTCCAATTGGAGAATTATTGGACAAACAAACCAAATCCTACAGGAAATCAGCCTGTGGTGTCCTGCGTGTGTTATGTACTTTCCATTCTTCAAAGGAATGCATGTGTAATGCCGGCTTAGGAATTTGAGTTAAGCTGAGGTGGTCTTCTTGTTCAGTATAAGCAAGATAGCTAGGTTTGAACTTTGTTTCATGCACCATGCCAAGAAAAAATCCTTGGACgtgttcaatgaaaaaaaaaataatgattgttCGAGTTGTGGGAGAGAGAGGGGTTGCATATGGCAATTCAATTTGTGCattattatcaaaacaaattggGCAAACTTGTCTCTATATTTGAAAAGCTAGTCCACAGATTGCAGCTGATAGACGTTATGCTCTGTGTGCATCTGTGCGATGGACTTGACCACTAGAACCAATCCTAATTCCTATACATTAAATGCCTTTTCTCTGGTGGACATCTTGGGTTTCGTCGGATGAAAATATAGAGTACAGTGTGGATGGAATTATTATGCCTTCGGTAATGCTCTGTGACACAGACAACATGCGGCTGGCTGCACAAATAGACCTTGAAGAGACTCGTCCAAATAATCCccaattatttgtattttgcaaacataatttatttacgATCTCAAAGAAATGGTTTACAAAATAGTTTTAGGCTTGCAAGGAGATACTTTGCAAATAAAGACTCTAACCACCTCTAAGATCAGGGGTGGcctcattaaaaacaaattcgtAACTAGAAACTGATggaaatatattcttaatttagaTAATAGAAACTGCAAGCATCATTCTCCTTTCGTGCGTGCTTCAATTAGCGAATCCGTATAAAGCTCGTACACCCTGAATATCATCCGCACGCAAATCCCTTTTCGCAATCCCAGAAGGAATTCTGGAAGACATGATGGCATCGGCATTTGGATCATCATTGTGGTCAAGACCGAGGAGATGTCCTATTTCATGCACGGCAACAGATTCCAGGTCCATCTGGTTAGGTCCTGGGTTTTCACTCCAATTTTCATCCGCATCGAAATGGAACATTGCATTCCTAGTTGGTGGAGTAGCATGGGCTAAGACCCCTTGAGGGCCGTCAAAGGCGTTACCATCGTTATGGTCTCCGCGATGGAATCCAATTACAATATCTGCAGGGGAGCTACCGCTAACTTCCTGAAAAGTGAATTCGGTGACCTGTGCCCATCTTTGAAAAGCTTTTGCGCAGATGGACCTTATGTTCTGTGCAGCCGGGACTTGGACACTGGAACGAAACGTGTACGTCAATTGCCTTTTTGTCCATCTAGGATTTCGAGGAAAGAAATTGTAGTGAGCTAGTGTGTGGATGGACTTGTGAGTATGGTAATGCTTTGTGCCATTGACAACATCCGGCACGCCACATCTAGGCTGCATCATTTCGTGCACTGTACTATTGTCTAGGCTTCCTGTAACGTTCAAATGATGGTTCTGCTGATATGCCTTGATTGCAGACTCTAAAAGATCATCAAACTCATCGTCATTGGCATGGTTATGGCCCTTCTTTCCTTGATGACCGTAGTTCAAGTATCCAAATTTCTCAAGATATCTTTTGAGCTCATGAAGCCCTTTGACAGATCCATTCTTGTGGCATCCCTCCAGGTGTTTGACGAACCCAAAAGGATCTCCACTTGGTATTGATTGAATGGTTCGTGATTGCATCGCAACAAGAAGTAAAATGGCTACAAAAATCGGAAAACTTCTAGCTGTCATTGTAGACATCAAATCTAGGACTCTCCTTCACTTGTGGGTTCGAGAGGAGAACTTATGGATGCTAGACATTGATAATCTGGCTTGTTTATATAGCGCTCCTGCCGGGCAGTTCCCTTCCAATCTCGACATTTTAGCTTCCTTGTTGAATGGGGCAAGTCTTTTTGCCCGTCAAGAGGGTTTAAGGTTTGGTTTGGAAATGCGTCCAGAcgttgtttttctaaattttgaaaaagtaaatttGTGGAATGATAAaaattctctcctttttttcttctttgttttcatcAATCCCGATGGGCCAATAAATTGTCTGTGCTTGAAGTATTTGTCAAGTCTTCCTCCATAGAACCTAGAGCATGGAATATGGAATTAAAACTCTAGTTTGTTTGACCAAAATATAGAATTCAGTTCCACGGTACTGGCTTCATGAACCAAGAGAATGGAATACAGAGAACGATTTTTAAGATTACGTACCATAAATGAGATTGGAAACCAGATATTTGGAATTGAATCCGAGCTGAGTTAGTAGTTGAATTGttcaagattttgattttgtgaaaTGCGTTTAAtccgaataatttttttagaaattcagTTCATCCAACTTGATCGAATCCAAACCTAACGGGTCTAACtgtgaggggaaaaaaaatgtaagaattAAACACTGCCatccagaatttttttttttttttttttttgatcctCATTACTCGTACTGGACACCCtggaatgaaaatcaaaatctccAACTCGACCCTCACAACCACCAACTCTGATAGAAGCAATCAGGAGCCCTTTCTTCGTTCTTTCCAAGCTCAAGCTGTTGAGCTTTGTTTCCTCAATCCTCACGGCCACCAGGAAAGGGGTTTTGATTAAGTTTTCTCCATGGGTTCCTAAATTTCTTTATGCCTTTCTTTCGTGTTGCTGCATTCAAATTAGGCTAACATGTTGCTTTAGATGAATGTGGAAGGCTAATATAGATCCCGTCCTTattcgtgatttttttatttaattatgtattattgTGTTGGGGAGAGAATTTGAGCTCCTTCTTCTGCACGGG is a window of Populus nigra chromosome 10, ddPopNigr1.1, whole genome shotgun sequence DNA encoding:
- the LOC133706010 gene encoding metalloendoproteinase 5-MMP-like, yielding MSTMTARSFPIFVAILLLVAMQSRTIQSIPSGDPFGFVKHLEGCHKNGSVKGLHELKRYLEKFGYLNYGHQGKKGHNHANDDEFDDLLESAIKAYQQNHHLNVTGSLDNSTVHEMMQPRCGVPDVVNGTKHYHTHKSIHTLAHYNFFPRNPRWTKRQLTYTFRSSVQVPAAQNIRSICAKAFQRWAQVTEFTFQEVSGSSPADIVIGFHRGDHNDGNAFDGPQGVLAHATPPTRNAMFHFDADENWSENPGPNQMDLESVAVHEIGHLLGLDHNDDPNADAIMSSRIPSGIAKRDLRADDIQGVRALYGFAN